One region of Channa argus isolate prfri chromosome 20, Channa argus male v1.0, whole genome shotgun sequence genomic DNA includes:
- the LOC137105264 gene encoding calcium-activated potassium channel subunit alpha-1a isoform X10 codes for MEVHRITTGDGIKRADKDDAAASEVGWMTSVKDWAGVMISAQTLTGRVLVVLVFALSIGALVIYFIDSSDPIESCQNFYKDFTLQIDMAFNVFFLLYFGLRFIAANDKLWFWLEVNSVVDFFTVPPVFVSVYLNRSWLGLRFLRALRLIQFSEILQFLNILKTSNSIKLVNLCSIFISTWLTAAGFIHLVENSGDPWENFKNSQDLSYWECVYLLMVTMSTVGYGDVYAKTTLGRLFMVFFILGGLAMFASYVPEIIELIGNRKKYGGSYSAVNGRKHIVVCGHITLESVSNFLKDFLHKDRDDVNVEIVFLHNISPNLELEALFKRHFTQVEFYQGSVLNPHDLARVKIESADACLILANKYCADPDAEDASNIMRVISIKNYHPKIRIITQMLQYHNKAHLLNIPSWNWKEGDDAICLAELKLGFIAQSCLAQGLSTMLANLFSMRSFIKIEEDTWQKYYLEGVANEMYTEYLSSAFVGLSFPVICELCYVKLKLLLIAIEYKSDQRECSTLINPGNHVKMQEGTLGFFIASDAKEVKRALYYCKACHDDITDPKRIKKCGCKKTKKSAYKKMRLACCFDCGRSQRDCSCMPVNVHSNVDSPQRDIPLSAVSVNDCSATLRASKNSYNGYIKSIEENQQSALSPKKKQRNGGMRSSPNSSPKIMRHDPLFIPGNEQIESMDENVKKYDSTGMFHWCPSKDIEKVILTRSEAAMTVLSGHVVVCIFGDVKSALIGLRNFVMPLRASNFHYHELKHIVFVGSLEYLKREWETLHNFPKVTILPGTPLSRADLRAVNVNLCDMCVILSANQNNIDDASLQDKECILASLNIKSMLFDDSIGVLQANSQGFTPPGMDRSSPENSPVHGLVRQTSVTTGANIPIITELAPLAKPGKKLPVISFSQDKSSGTSIQIITELVNDSNVQFLDQDDDDDPDTELYLTQPFACGTAFAVSVLDSLMSATYFNDNILTLIRTLVTGGATPELEGLLAEENALRGGYSTPQTLANRDRCRVAQLALYDGPFADLGDGGCYGDLFCKALKTYNMLCFGIYRLRDAHLNPQSQCTKRYVITNPPYAFELVPSDLIFCLMQFDHNAGQSRTSLSHSSHSSHSSSKKSSSVHSLPATNRTNRTKSRDSRDKQNATRMNRVGQEKTWFTDEPENTHLRTIQIKPVNTLAVNQVSQYKSTTSLIPPIREAEDEC; via the exons gtggtGCTCGTCTTTGCTCTCAGCATAGGAGCCCTTGTAATTTACTTCATAGATTCATCTGA tCCTATCGAGTCCTGTCAGAACTTCTACAAAGACTTCACATTGCAGATTGACATGGCCTTCAACGTGTTCTTCCTGCTCTACTTTGGCCTCCgt TTTATTGCTGCCAATGACAAGCTGTGGTTCTGGCTAGAGGTGAACTCAGTGGTGGACTTCTTTACAGTTCCTCCAGTGTTTGTGTCGGTGTACCTGAACAGGAGCTGGCTTG GCTTGAGATTTTTAAGGGCCTTAAGGTTGATACAGTTCTCagaaattttacagtttttgaatatACTAAAGACAAG CAACTCGATAAAGCTGGTGAACTTGTGCTCAATCTTCATAAGCACATGGCTCACTGCAGCAGGCTTCATTCATTTG GTGGAAAACTCAGGGGATCCTTGGGAAAACTTCAAAAATTCCCAGGACCTTTCGTACTGGGAATGTGTCTACTTACTCATGGTTACTATGTCCACTGTTGGCTATGGAGACGTTTATGCTAAAACCACCCTGGGTCGCCTGTTTATGGTCTTCTTCATCCTTGGTGGTTTG GCCATGTTTGCAAGCTACGTCCCTGAAATCATAGAGTTAATAGGAAACCGCAAGAAATATGGTGGTTCCTATAGTGCGGTTAATGGGAGAAA GCACATCGTGGTCTGTGGTCATATAACACTTGAGAGTGTGTCCAACTTTCTAAAAGACTTCCTACACAAGGACAGGGATGATGTCAATGTAGAAATAGTTTTTCTCcataa TATTTCCCCTAATCTTGAGCTGGAAGCCTTGTTCAAGCGGCACTTCACCCAGGTGGAGTTTTACCAAGGGTCTGTCCTAAACCCACATGACCTGGCCCGAGTCAAG ATCGAATCAGCTGATGCCTGTTTAATCTTAGCCAACAAATACTGCGCTGACCCTGATGCTGAGGATGCATCCAACATCATGAG GGTCATATCTATCAAGAACTACCACCCAAAGATCAGAATAATCACTCAAATGTTGCAGTACCACAATAAG GCCCACCTTCTGAACATCCCGAGCTGGAACTGGAAGGAGGGAGATGATGCCATTTGCCTTGCGGAGCTGAAGCTCGGCTTCATTGCCCAGAGCTGCCTGGCTCAGGGTCTGTCCACCATGCTGGCCAACCTCTTCTCCATGAGGTCCTTCATCAAG ATTGAAGAGGACACGTGGCAGAAGTATTACCTTGAGGGAGTGGCTAATGAGATGTATACAGAGTACCTGTCGAGTGCCTTTGTGGGGTTGTCCTTCCCTGTAATATGCGA GCTGTGCTATGTGAAGCTAAAGCTACTACTGATAGCAATAGAGTATAAGTCTGATCAAAGAGAATGCAG CACCCTAATAAACCCTGGAAACCACGTTAAAATGCAGGAGGGGACCCTGGGCTTCTTCATTGCCAGCGATGCCAAAGAAGTGAAGAG GGCGCTGTACTACTGTAAAGCATGTCATGACGACATTACTGACCCTAAACGAATAAAGAAATGTGGATGCAAGAAAA CCAAGAAGTCCGCCTACAAGAAAATGAGACTGGCATGTTGTTTTGATTGCGGCCGCTCACAGCGGGACTGTTCTTGCATGCCAGTTAATGTGCATTCTAACGTGGACTCCCCTCAACGTGACATCCCACTCTCTGCTGTCTCTGTTAATGATTGCTCAGCCACTTTACGTGCCT CTAAAAATAGCTATAATGGATATATCAAATCAa TTGAAGAGAACCAGCAGTCTGCACTGTCGCCCAAAAAAAAGCAACGTAATGGAGGCATGAGGAGCTCACCGAACTCCTCACCCAAGATAATGAG ACATGACCCGCTCTTCATCCCGGGGAACGAGCAGATTGAGAGCATGGACGAGAACGTAAAAAAATATGACTCCACAGGGATGTTTCACTGGTGCCCGTCCAAAGACATCGAGAAGGTCATCTTG ACACGGAGTGAGGCAGCCATGACTGTTCTGAGTGGTCATGTGGTTGTATGCATATTTGGAGATGTGAAATCGGCGTTGATTGGTCTCCGAAACTTTGTCATGCCTCTGAGAGCGAGCAACTTTCACTACCACGAGCTGAAACATATCGTGTTTGTTGGTTCGCTTGAGTATCTGAAGCGGGAGTGGGAGACTCTTCATAATTTTCCGAAAGTCACCATTCTGCCA GGCACGCCATTGAGTCGGGCAGATCTGAGGGCTGTCAACGTCAACCTCTGCGACATGTGTGTCATtctgtcagccaatcagaacaATATTGATGATGCATCACTGCAGGACAAAGAATGCATCTTGGCGTCACTCAACATCAAATCCATGCTGTTTGACGACAGCATCGGGGTCTTGCAGGCTAATTCCCAAG GCTTCACACCACCAGGGATGGATAGATCTTCTCCTGAAAACAGCCCGGTCCATGGATTAGTACGGCAGACTTCTGTCACAACTGGAGCAAATATTCCCATCATAACAGAACTAG CACCATTAGCAAAGCCAGGCAAAAAGCTGCCTGTGATTTCATTCAGTCAGGATAAAAGCAGTGGGACCAGCATACAAATTATAACTGAGCTGG TGAACGATTCCAACGTCCAGTTCCTGGACCAGGACGATGACGATGACCCAGACACAGAGTTATACCTCACTCAACCTTTTGCCTGTGGGACAGCCTTCGCAGTCAGTGTGCTGGATTCCTTAATGAGTGCT ACATACTTCAATGATAATATCCTCACCTTGATCCGGACGCTCGTAACAGGCGGGGCGACGCCAGAGCTGGAGGGGCTACTAGCAGAGGAGAATGCGCTACGGGGCGGTTACAGCACGCCGCAAACATTGGCGAACAGGGACAGGTGTCGAGTGGCACAGCTGGCCTTGTACGACGGACCCTTTGCAGACCTCGGG GATGGTGGTTGTTACggtgatttgttttgtaaagcCCTTAAAACATACAACATGCTGTGCTTTGGCATCTATCGCTTACGAGATGCACATCTAAACCCACAAAGCCAGTGTACCAAACG GTATGTCATAACCAATCCACCATATGCATTTGAGTTGGTTCCCTCAGACCTGATATTCTGCCTGATGCAGTTTGACCACAACGCTGGCCAGTCTCGAACCAGCCTTTCCCACTCTTCCCATTCGTCCCATTCCTCCAGTAAAAAGAGCTCCTCTGTCCACTCTCTCCCAGCCACCAACCGCACCAACCGCACCAAAAGCAGAGACTCACGAGACAAACAAAA tGCAACAAGGATGAATAGAGTGGGCCAAG AAAAGACATGGTTTACAGATGAGCCAGAGAATACTCACCTGAGGACCATACAGATCAAGCCTGTGAATACTCTTGCCGTCAACCAAGTCAGTCAGTATAAATCCACAACCAGCTTGATTCCACCCATCAGAGAAGCAGAGGATGAGTGCTGA
- the LOC137105264 gene encoding calcium-activated potassium channel subunit alpha-1a isoform X16 → MAFNVFFLLYFGLRFIAANDKLWFWLEVNSVVDFFTVPPVFVSVYLNRSWLGLRFLRALRLIQFSEILQFLNILKTSNSIKLVNLCSIFISTWLTAAGFIHLVENSGDPWENFKNSQDLSYWECVYLLMVTMSTVGYGDVYAKTTLGRLFMVFFILGGLAMFASYVPEIIELIGNRKKYGGSYSAVNGRKHIVVCGHITLESVSNFLKDFLHKDRDDVNVEIVFLHNISPNLELEALFKRHFTQVEFYQGSVLNPHDLARVKIESADACLILANKYCADPDAEDASNIMRVISIKNYHPKIRIITQMLQYHNKAHLLNIPSWNWKEGDDAICLAELKLGFIAQSCLAQGLSTMLANLFSMRSFIKIEEDTWQKYYLEGVANEMYTEYLSSAFVGLSFPVICELCYVKLKLLLIAIEYKSDQRECSTLINPGNHVKMQEGTLGFFIASDAKEVKRALYYCKACHDDITDPKRIKKCGCKKTKKSAYKKMRLACCFDCGRSQRDCSCMPVNVHSNVDSPQRDIPLSAVSVNDCSATLRASKNSYNGYIKSIEENQQSALSPKKKQRNGGMRSSPNSSPKIMRHDPLFIPGNEQIESMDENVKKYDSTGMFHWCPSKDIEKVILTRSEAAMTVLSGHVVVCIFGDVKSALIGLRNFVMPLRASNFHYHELKHIVFVGSLEYLKREWETLHNFPKVTILPGTPLSRADLRAVNVNLCDMCVILSANQNNIDDASLQDKECILASLNIKSMLFDDSIGVLQANSQGFTPPGMDRSSPENSPVHGLVRQTSVTTGANIPIITELAPLAKPGKKLPVISFSQDKSSGTSIQIITELVNDSNVQFLDQDDDDDPDTELYLTQPFACGTAFAVSVLDSLMSATYFNDNILTLIRTLVTGGATPELEGLLAEENALRGGYSTPQTLANRDRCRVAQLALYDGPFADLGDGGCYGDLFCKALKTYNMLCFGIYRLRDAHLNPQSQCTKRYVITNPPYAFELVPSDLIFCLMQFDHNAGQSRTSLSHSSHSSHSSSKKSSSVHSLPATNRTNRTKSRDSRDKQNATRMNRVGQEKTWFTDEPENTHLRTIQIKPVNTLAVNQVSQYKSTTSLIPPIREAEDEC, encoded by the exons ATGGCCTTCAACGTGTTCTTCCTGCTCTACTTTGGCCTCCgt TTTATTGCTGCCAATGACAAGCTGTGGTTCTGGCTAGAGGTGAACTCAGTGGTGGACTTCTTTACAGTTCCTCCAGTGTTTGTGTCGGTGTACCTGAACAGGAGCTGGCTTG GCTTGAGATTTTTAAGGGCCTTAAGGTTGATACAGTTCTCagaaattttacagtttttgaatatACTAAAGACAAG CAACTCGATAAAGCTGGTGAACTTGTGCTCAATCTTCATAAGCACATGGCTCACTGCAGCAGGCTTCATTCATTTG GTGGAAAACTCAGGGGATCCTTGGGAAAACTTCAAAAATTCCCAGGACCTTTCGTACTGGGAATGTGTCTACTTACTCATGGTTACTATGTCCACTGTTGGCTATGGAGACGTTTATGCTAAAACCACCCTGGGTCGCCTGTTTATGGTCTTCTTCATCCTTGGTGGTTTG GCCATGTTTGCAAGCTACGTCCCTGAAATCATAGAGTTAATAGGAAACCGCAAGAAATATGGTGGTTCCTATAGTGCGGTTAATGGGAGAAA GCACATCGTGGTCTGTGGTCATATAACACTTGAGAGTGTGTCCAACTTTCTAAAAGACTTCCTACACAAGGACAGGGATGATGTCAATGTAGAAATAGTTTTTCTCcataa TATTTCCCCTAATCTTGAGCTGGAAGCCTTGTTCAAGCGGCACTTCACCCAGGTGGAGTTTTACCAAGGGTCTGTCCTAAACCCACATGACCTGGCCCGAGTCAAG ATCGAATCAGCTGATGCCTGTTTAATCTTAGCCAACAAATACTGCGCTGACCCTGATGCTGAGGATGCATCCAACATCATGAG GGTCATATCTATCAAGAACTACCACCCAAAGATCAGAATAATCACTCAAATGTTGCAGTACCACAATAAG GCCCACCTTCTGAACATCCCGAGCTGGAACTGGAAGGAGGGAGATGATGCCATTTGCCTTGCGGAGCTGAAGCTCGGCTTCATTGCCCAGAGCTGCCTGGCTCAGGGTCTGTCCACCATGCTGGCCAACCTCTTCTCCATGAGGTCCTTCATCAAG ATTGAAGAGGACACGTGGCAGAAGTATTACCTTGAGGGAGTGGCTAATGAGATGTATACAGAGTACCTGTCGAGTGCCTTTGTGGGGTTGTCCTTCCCTGTAATATGCGA GCTGTGCTATGTGAAGCTAAAGCTACTACTGATAGCAATAGAGTATAAGTCTGATCAAAGAGAATGCAG CACCCTAATAAACCCTGGAAACCACGTTAAAATGCAGGAGGGGACCCTGGGCTTCTTCATTGCCAGCGATGCCAAAGAAGTGAAGAG GGCGCTGTACTACTGTAAAGCATGTCATGACGACATTACTGACCCTAAACGAATAAAGAAATGTGGATGCAAGAAAA CCAAGAAGTCCGCCTACAAGAAAATGAGACTGGCATGTTGTTTTGATTGCGGCCGCTCACAGCGGGACTGTTCTTGCATGCCAGTTAATGTGCATTCTAACGTGGACTCCCCTCAACGTGACATCCCACTCTCTGCTGTCTCTGTTAATGATTGCTCAGCCACTTTACGTGCCT CTAAAAATAGCTATAATGGATATATCAAATCAa TTGAAGAGAACCAGCAGTCTGCACTGTCGCCCAAAAAAAAGCAACGTAATGGAGGCATGAGGAGCTCACCGAACTCCTCACCCAAGATAATGAG ACATGACCCGCTCTTCATCCCGGGGAACGAGCAGATTGAGAGCATGGACGAGAACGTAAAAAAATATGACTCCACAGGGATGTTTCACTGGTGCCCGTCCAAAGACATCGAGAAGGTCATCTTG ACACGGAGTGAGGCAGCCATGACTGTTCTGAGTGGTCATGTGGTTGTATGCATATTTGGAGATGTGAAATCGGCGTTGATTGGTCTCCGAAACTTTGTCATGCCTCTGAGAGCGAGCAACTTTCACTACCACGAGCTGAAACATATCGTGTTTGTTGGTTCGCTTGAGTATCTGAAGCGGGAGTGGGAGACTCTTCATAATTTTCCGAAAGTCACCATTCTGCCA GGCACGCCATTGAGTCGGGCAGATCTGAGGGCTGTCAACGTCAACCTCTGCGACATGTGTGTCATtctgtcagccaatcagaacaATATTGATGATGCATCACTGCAGGACAAAGAATGCATCTTGGCGTCACTCAACATCAAATCCATGCTGTTTGACGACAGCATCGGGGTCTTGCAGGCTAATTCCCAAG GCTTCACACCACCAGGGATGGATAGATCTTCTCCTGAAAACAGCCCGGTCCATGGATTAGTACGGCAGACTTCTGTCACAACTGGAGCAAATATTCCCATCATAACAGAACTAG CACCATTAGCAAAGCCAGGCAAAAAGCTGCCTGTGATTTCATTCAGTCAGGATAAAAGCAGTGGGACCAGCATACAAATTATAACTGAGCTGG TGAACGATTCCAACGTCCAGTTCCTGGACCAGGACGATGACGATGACCCAGACACAGAGTTATACCTCACTCAACCTTTTGCCTGTGGGACAGCCTTCGCAGTCAGTGTGCTGGATTCCTTAATGAGTGCT ACATACTTCAATGATAATATCCTCACCTTGATCCGGACGCTCGTAACAGGCGGGGCGACGCCAGAGCTGGAGGGGCTACTAGCAGAGGAGAATGCGCTACGGGGCGGTTACAGCACGCCGCAAACATTGGCGAACAGGGACAGGTGTCGAGTGGCACAGCTGGCCTTGTACGACGGACCCTTTGCAGACCTCGGG GATGGTGGTTGTTACggtgatttgttttgtaaagcCCTTAAAACATACAACATGCTGTGCTTTGGCATCTATCGCTTACGAGATGCACATCTAAACCCACAAAGCCAGTGTACCAAACG GTATGTCATAACCAATCCACCATATGCATTTGAGTTGGTTCCCTCAGACCTGATATTCTGCCTGATGCAGTTTGACCACAACGCTGGCCAGTCTCGAACCAGCCTTTCCCACTCTTCCCATTCGTCCCATTCCTCCAGTAAAAAGAGCTCCTCTGTCCACTCTCTCCCAGCCACCAACCGCACCAACCGCACCAAAAGCAGAGACTCACGAGACAAACAAAA tGCAACAAGGATGAATAGAGTGGGCCAAG AAAAGACATGGTTTACAGATGAGCCAGAGAATACTCACCTGAGGACCATACAGATCAAGCCTGTGAATACTCTTGCCGTCAACCAAGTCAGTCAGTATAAATCCACAACCAGCTTGATTCCACCCATCAGAGAAGCAGAGGATGAGTGCTGA